The proteins below come from a single Stomoxys calcitrans chromosome 1, idStoCalc2.1, whole genome shotgun sequence genomic window:
- the LOC106095355 gene encoding uncharacterized protein LOC106095355, with amino-acid sequence MFQRSAAVLLAPAIRNALQRRCQSVISSPPTQKVSSAEKLFLGGGMIATTLVIPAWVLYHIREYRGLK; translated from the exons ATGTTCCAAAGATCCGCTGCTGTTTTGTTGGCTCCAGCCATCCGCAATGCTCTTCAACGCCGTTGCCAATCGGTGATTTCCTCCCCACCAACCCAAAAAGTTTCATCTGCT gaaaAACTTTTCCTTGGTGGCGGCATGATTGCAACCACCTTGGTCATTCCTGCTTGGGTGTTGTATCACATCCGTGAATACCGTGGATTGaagtaa
- the LOC106095354 gene encoding 26S proteasome non-ATPase regulatory subunit 4, with protein MVLESTMICFDNSDYQRNGDYFPTRLNVQKDGINLVCLTKVRSNPENNVGLMTISNTVEVLATLTSDVGRIFSKMHLVQPKGEINLLTGVRIAHLVLKHRQGKNHKMRIVVFVGSPIKNEEGDLVKLAKRLKKEKVNVDIVSFGDHECNNEILQVFINTLNGKDGTSSHLVCVPRGSGLSDALLSSPIIQGEDGMGGAGLGGAGFEFGVDPNEDPELALALRVSMEEQRQRQEEEQRRAAGASTEETGGEKTTTSAPAAASTASVDEPNSEEAMLQRALAMSTEQSDDNLPDFANMTEEEQIAFAMQMSMQDADDTVTQQAKRPKTEENAPMEVDEDYSEVIGDPAFLQSVLENLPGVDPQSEAVRDAVGSLSKDKDKDKKNEGNSDKQ; from the exons atggtCCTGGAAAGTACTATGATTTG TTTTGATAACAGTGATTACCAACGAAATGGTGATTACTTTCCCACTCGCTTGAATGTCCAAAAAGATGGCATAAACCTTGTTTGCCTTACAAAAGTGCGTTCCAATCCGGAAAACAATGTGGGTCTTATGACCATATCGAA TACTGTGGAAGTTTTGGCTACTCTAACCAGCGATGTAGGCAGAATTTTTTCTAAGATGCACTTGGTGCAGCCTAAGGGAGAAATCAATCTATTGACCGGCGTTCGCATTGCCCAT CTGGTTTTAAAACATCGTCAAggtaaaaatcataaaatgcgcattgtAGTTTTTGTTGGCTCACCCATAAAAAATGAAGAGGGTGATTTGGTTAAATTGGCCAAACGTCTGAAGAAGGAAAAAGTCAATGTGGATATTGTCAGTTTTGGCGATCATGAATGCAACAATGAGATTTTGCAAGTATTTATAAATACCCTCAATGGCAAAGACGGCACTAGCTCTCATTTGGTCTGTGTTCCTCGCGGTTCTGGTTTATCGGATGCCTTGTTGTCTTCGCCTATAATTCAAGGTGAAGATGGCATGGGTGGTGCTGGTCTAGGAGGAGCAGGCTTCGAGTTTGGTGTTGATCCCAATGAAGATCCCGAATTAGCTTTGGCTCTGCGTGTTTCCATGGAAGAGCAAAGACAACGCCAAGAAGAGGAAcaacgtcgtgctgctggtgcCAGTACTGAGGAAACTGGTGGCGAGAAGACTACAACAAGTGCTCCTGCAGCTGCAAGCACAGCTTCTGTAGATGAACCAAATTCGGAGGAAGCCATGTTGCAACGTGCATTGGCCATGTCTACGGAACAA AGTGATGATAATTTGCCAGATTTTGCAAATATGACTGAAGAAGAACAGATCGCTTTTGCCATGCAAATGTCAATGCAAGATGCTG ATGATACTGTAACCCAACAAGCTAAACGCCCCAAAACCGAAGAAAATGCACCCATGGAAGTCGATGAAGACTATTCAGAAGTTATAGGTGATCCAGCATTTCTTCAAAGTGTATTAGAGAATCTACCCGGTGTAGATCCACAATCCGAAGCTGTACGAGATGCTGTCGGTTCTTTAAGCAAAGACAAGGACAAGGATAAGAAAAATGAAGGCAACTCAGATAAACagtaa